One segment of Haliotis asinina isolate JCU_RB_2024 chromosome 12, JCU_Hal_asi_v2, whole genome shotgun sequence DNA contains the following:
- the LOC137257993 gene encoding uncharacterized protein translates to MEPPSIYFGCKCRRCYSYKAPDDGATTNCAACECPPSDHSVMMRVDPDEDDDDLPDPSCYSVVPMSGTASAPPSETTSWSLTDSDVTDFASLLDTKSKKRAADDLGGEPAKKKPKGATTGPKTDKDFNGNEGLLKMKPCKVLQTGHIPFTEMEQIPYDVRGVYKIAFNWQTIYVGSNSCKIKTTLKSHFSGHGRVDLFDYIKRLSQKDLEKVTVYYLDETKYVHNCPKKSYMKCIEDLQGARPMFNLPLNKNPTSKWWCNVQ, encoded by the exons ATGGAACCACCAAGCATCTACTTCGGTTGCAAATGTCGAAGGTGCTACAGTTACAAGGCTCCGGACGACGGTGCCACCACGAACTGCGCCGCGTGTGAATGTCCGCCAAGTGACCACAGCGTCATGATGAGGGTCGACCCCgacgaggatgatgatgacctccCTGATCCATCTTGTTATTCAGTAGTGCCAATGTCTGGCACAGCATCCGCCCCTCCATCGGAAACAACTTCATGGTCGTTGACAGACTCGGACGTAACTGACTTTGCTAGCCTGTTGGATACCAAGAGTAAGAAACGTGCTGCGGATGATCTTGGCGGGGAACCGGCCAAAAAGAAGCCGAAGGGTGCCACAACTGGACCAAAAACAGACAAAGATTTTAATGGGAATGAG GGCTTGCTGAAGATGAAGCCATGCAAGGTTCTCCAGACAGGACACATCCCCTTCACCGAGATGGAACAAATTCCATATGATGTCAGAGGAGTGTACAAGATCGCCTTCAACTGGCAGACAATCTACGTAGGCTCAAATTCCTGCAAGATCAAAACTACCCTGAAGAGCCATTTCAGCGGTCACGGCCGGGTCGATCTGTTTGACTATATTAAGCGCCTGAGTCAGAAGGACCTGGAGAAGGTGACGGTGTATTACCTAGACGAGACAAAGTACGTCCACAACTGCCCAAAGAAAAGTTATATGAAGTGTATTGAAGACTTGCAGGGCGCCAGACCAATGTTCAATCTGCCACTTAACAAAAATCCTACGTCAAAATGGTGGTGCAATGTCCAATAA